From the Spiribacter sp. 2438 genome, one window contains:
- a CDS encoding NADH-quinone oxidoreductase subunit C yields the protein MTGSADTILERVTGVLGDTVTANRHEYGEAEIEVAPEYLYSAMEQLRDHESLRFEQLLDIAGVDYAAYGKDEWITEQATNTGFSRGVDGFSTGRLGLTGIYGVQRIESNTGRRFAAVYHLLSVTHNHRLRVRCFAGDDDFPMLDSIVPLWASANWQEREAFDLFGMVFNGHPDLRRILTDYGFVGHPFRKDFPLIGNVEVRYDENRGRVVYEPVSIEPRVLVPRVIRKDNRYADPTAEEARDA from the coding sequence ATGACAGGTTCGGCGGATACGATTCTCGAACGGGTCACGGGCGTACTTGGCGACACCGTGACGGCGAACCGCCACGAGTACGGCGAGGCAGAAATCGAAGTTGCTCCCGAGTATCTCTACTCAGCCATGGAGCAACTTCGAGACCATGAGTCCCTGCGGTTCGAGCAGCTGCTGGACATTGCCGGCGTCGATTATGCCGCCTATGGCAAGGACGAATGGATCACCGAACAGGCCACCAATACCGGTTTCAGCCGGGGCGTGGACGGGTTCAGCACCGGTCGGCTCGGTCTCACCGGCATCTACGGCGTACAGCGGATCGAGTCCAACACCGGGCGGCGGTTCGCCGCCGTGTACCACCTGCTGTCGGTGACGCATAACCATCGCCTGCGGGTGCGCTGCTTCGCCGGCGATGACGATTTCCCGATGCTGGACTCGATTGTCCCGCTGTGGGCGTCGGCCAACTGGCAGGAACGGGAAGCCTTCGATCTGTTCGGCATGGTGTTCAACGGCCACCCCGACCTGCGCCGGATTCTGACCGACTATGGCTTCGTCGGCCATCCATTTCGCAAGGACTTTCCGCTTATTGGCAACGTCGAAGTCCGGTATGACGAAAACCGGGGTCGTGTGGTCTATGAACCGGTGTCCATCGAGCCCCGTGTGCTGGTGCCCCGGGTGATCCGCAAGGACAACCGATACGCCGACCCCACCGCCGAGGAGGCTCGCGATGCCTGA
- a CDS encoding NADH-quinone oxidoreductase subunit D produces MPEISSYTVNFGPQHPAAHGVLRLVLEMEGEVVRRADPHIGLLHRATEKLAETKPYNQSIGYMDRLDYVSMMCNEHAYVLAIEKLLGVTPPERAQYIRVMFDEITRILNHLLWIGAHGLDVGAMTVFLYAFKEREELMDCYEAVSGARMHATYYRPGGVYRDLPERMPKYRESEFRNDKQLSRMNADREGSMLDFIEAFCDRFVGTVDEIDTLLTDNRIWKQRLVDVAVVPPERALQLGFTGPMLRGSGVEWDLRRKQPYEVYDRMDFEIPVGTNGDCYDRYLVRMEEMRESVKIIRQCVDWLRRNEGPVILSDNKVVPPSREEMKDDMESLIHHFKLFTEGYCTPPGEVYASIEAPKGEFGAYIVSDGANKPYRLKLRAPGFAHMSAMDEMVNGHMLADVVTVMGTMDIVFGEVDR; encoded by the coding sequence ATGCCTGAAATCAGCAGTTACACGGTCAACTTCGGCCCTCAGCATCCGGCCGCCCACGGCGTACTCCGTCTTGTCCTCGAGATGGAGGGCGAGGTGGTGCGCCGCGCTGACCCCCATATTGGGCTGCTGCATCGGGCCACCGAAAAGCTGGCTGAGACCAAGCCTTACAATCAGAGCATCGGCTACATGGACCGGCTCGATTACGTGTCCATGATGTGCAATGAGCACGCCTATGTGCTGGCGATCGAGAAGCTCCTCGGGGTGACGCCCCCGGAGCGGGCCCAGTACATCCGGGTGATGTTCGATGAGATCACCCGAATTCTTAACCACCTGCTGTGGATCGGCGCCCATGGGCTGGACGTCGGGGCCATGACGGTCTTCCTTTACGCCTTCAAGGAGCGTGAGGAGCTCATGGACTGCTACGAGGCGGTCAGCGGTGCGCGCATGCATGCCACTTACTACCGTCCGGGTGGCGTCTACCGTGATCTGCCAGAGCGCATGCCCAAGTATCGCGAGTCGGAGTTCCGCAACGACAAGCAGTTGAGCCGGATGAATGCTGACCGCGAGGGCAGCATGCTCGACTTCATCGAGGCCTTCTGTGACCGGTTCGTGGGCACCGTGGACGAAATCGACACCCTGCTGACGGATAACCGGATCTGGAAACAGCGCCTGGTGGATGTGGCGGTGGTGCCGCCGGAGCGGGCCCTGCAGCTGGGGTTCACCGGTCCGATGCTGCGCGGATCCGGGGTGGAATGGGACCTGCGGCGGAAGCAGCCTTACGAGGTTTACGACCGCATGGACTTCGAGATTCCGGTGGGCACCAATGGCGACTGCTACGACCGCTATCTGGTCCGCATGGAAGAGATGAGGGAGTCGGTCAAGATCATCCGTCAGTGCGTGGACTGGCTGCGGCGCAACGAGGGTCCGGTGATTCTCAGCGACAACAAGGTGGTTCCGCCCAGCCGCGAAGAGATGAAGGACGACATGGAATCGCTGATTCACCACTTCAAGCTCTTTACCGAGGGGTACTGCACGCCGCCGGGCGAGGTTTATGCCTCCATCGAGGCGCCAAAGGGCGAGTTCGGTGCCTACATTGTCTCTGATGGCGCCAACAAGCCCTATCGGCTGAAGCTGCGGGCGCCGGGCTTTGCCCACATGTCCGCTATGGACGAAATGGTTAACGGCCACATGCTGGCCGACGTGGTGACCGTGATGGGCACCATGGACATTGTTTTCGGGGAGGTGGATCGGTGA
- the nuoE gene encoding NAD(P)H-dependent oxidoreductase subunit E has protein sequence MSSAQEPVEGGLSDAERQEIDQWLERFPDNPAGRQSAVIPALHVVQHHCGGWLPRDRMDAVADYLGMAPARVYEVATFYGMFDVKPVGRHKINICTNISCMLRGSDEIVEYVEKKLGIRLDETTADGRITLKREEECLAACAGAPMMLVDEEFYTDLTPEKIDRIIDGLE, from the coding sequence GTGAGTAGCGCCCAAGAGCCGGTTGAAGGCGGTTTGAGCGATGCCGAGCGCCAGGAAATCGACCAGTGGCTGGAGCGGTTCCCGGATAACCCGGCCGGCCGTCAGTCGGCGGTGATTCCGGCGTTGCATGTCGTCCAGCATCACTGCGGGGGCTGGCTGCCGCGGGATCGAATGGATGCGGTGGCGGATTACCTGGGCATGGCCCCCGCTCGGGTCTACGAGGTGGCGACCTTTTACGGCATGTTTGATGTCAAACCGGTTGGGCGTCACAAGATCAATATCTGCACCAACATTTCCTGCATGCTCCGCGGCTCCGACGAGATCGTCGAGTATGTCGAGAAAAAACTCGGCATCCGGCTGGATGAGACCACAGCCGATGGCCGGATCACGCTAAAGCGTGAAGAGGAGTGCCTGGCCGCTTGCGCCGGTGCTCCGATGATGCTGGTGGATGAGGAGTTCTACACCGATCTGACGCCCGAGAAGATCGACCGAATCATCGACGGCCTGGAGTAG
- the nuoF gene encoding NADH-quinone oxidoreductase subunit NuoF, with product MTNVCYTTLQFDEPWTLENYRAVGGYQALEKVLREGMSQEDVIEEIKASNLRGRGGAGFPAGMKWSFMPRSAPGPKYLLCNSDESEPGTCKDRDILRYNPHALVEGMIIASYAMGVTTGFNYMRGEFIKEPFQRMEQAVREAREAGYLGEDILGSGFDYQIHNYVGAGAYICGEESALMESLEGKKGMPRNKPPFPAQAGVYGRPTTINNTETLASVPAIIRNGADWFLELGKPNNGGMKIFSVSGHVEKPGNFEIPLGTPFRDLLEMAGGVWKGRQLKAVIPGGSSMPMVPGEQMLELDMDYDSLMKAGTALGSGGVVVMDETTDMVQAIMRVSRFYYAESCGQCTPCREGTGWMYRVIRRIYEGHGRPEDLELLESAAGQIAGHTICAFGEAAAWPVQSVLKHWRHEFEYYIEHKRSIVEAAA from the coding sequence ATGACCAACGTCTGCTATACAACGCTCCAATTCGACGAGCCCTGGACCCTCGAAAATTACCGCGCGGTGGGTGGATACCAGGCGCTGGAAAAGGTTTTGCGCGAGGGCATGAGCCAGGAGGACGTCATTGAAGAGATCAAGGCGTCAAACCTGCGGGGGCGCGGTGGCGCCGGCTTTCCCGCGGGCATGAAGTGGAGCTTCATGCCCCGCAGTGCACCCGGCCCGAAATACCTGCTCTGCAACTCCGACGAGTCCGAACCGGGCACCTGCAAGGACCGGGATATTCTCCGGTACAACCCCCACGCCCTGGTCGAGGGCATGATCATCGCCAGCTATGCGATGGGGGTGACCACCGGGTTCAACTACATGCGCGGCGAGTTCATCAAGGAACCGTTTCAGCGCATGGAACAGGCGGTCCGGGAGGCCCGTGAGGCGGGTTACCTGGGCGAGGACATCCTCGGGTCCGGGTTTGACTACCAGATCCACAACTACGTGGGAGCCGGCGCCTACATCTGCGGGGAGGAGTCCGCATTGATGGAGTCGCTGGAGGGCAAGAAGGGCATGCCCCGGAACAAGCCGCCATTCCCGGCTCAGGCCGGGGTGTACGGCCGGCCCACCACCATCAACAACACCGAGACGCTGGCCTCGGTGCCGGCGATTATCCGCAACGGCGCAGACTGGTTCCTCGAACTGGGCAAGCCCAACAACGGCGGGATGAAGATCTTTTCGGTGTCCGGCCACGTGGAAAAGCCGGGCAATTTCGAAATCCCGTTGGGCACGCCATTCCGAGATCTGCTGGAGATGGCCGGCGGTGTCTGGAAGGGTCGCCAGCTGAAGGCCGTTATCCCCGGCGGCTCCTCCATGCCCATGGTGCCGGGTGAGCAGATGCTCGAGCTGGACATGGATTACGACTCGCTCATGAAGGCCGGGACGGCGCTGGGATCCGGCGGCGTGGTGGTGATGGACGAGACCACGGACATGGTTCAGGCGATCATGCGGGTCAGCCGCTTTTACTACGCGGAGTCCTGCGGGCAGTGCACCCCGTGCCGCGAGGGCACTGGCTGGATGTACCGAGTGATACGGCGGATTTACGAAGGACATGGTCGGCCCGAAGACCTGGAGCTTCTGGAATCCGCCGCCGGACAGATTGCCGGTCACACCATCTGCGCCTTTGGCGAGGCGGCGGCCTGGCCGGTGCAGAGCGTGCTCAAGCACTGGCGGCACGAGTTTGAATACTACATCGAGCACAAGCGATCGATTGTTGAGGCAGCCGCATGA
- the nuoG gene encoding NADH-quinone oxidoreductase subunit NuoG, whose protein sequence is MSAKVETANPETVTIEIDGRSIEAPKGAPIIEVADEHGIDIPRFCYHRKLSAPANCRMCLVDVEMGGRPAPKPLPACITTVADGMVVRTTSERALKAQRGVMEFLLINHPLDCPICDQGGECELQDLALGYGRSVSRFVERKRVVKDENLGPLIATEMTRCIHCTRCVRFLDEVAGTSELGAMFRGEHTEISTLVGTGVHSELSGNVIDLCPVGALTARPYRFSARAWEMLAHSSVSPHDCIGSNIDLHQVRGAIKRVVPRDNEAVNECWISDRDRFSYEGVYSTDRLLSPQIKEDGEWHSVDWQTAVEAVANRFRDLVDQHGGDALGALLSPSATLEEMYLAARIMRALGSGNIDTRLRRGDFRDGVLANGFPGLETPIAELENLNAALIVGGYPRHEQPLINHRLRKAGLRGGRIMALNPRQFDWNIPLAVDGVAPVSELPARLAAVVRALAELKGQSEPAGLESWLTGVAIDDQAREIAEALSNADRGAVLLGGLADAHPAGAELRYLAGSIAALAGADYNELTNGANTAGGWITGAVPGRSADGQANEGLDARAMLDTPRKGYLLLGVEPEHDLHDGVLAANALAEAESVIAVAAYDSPSLRAHADILLPIATLGETAGTLVNAEGRWQSFAGVGQPQGDARPAWRLLRVLANVLELDGFDYQAPDEIHAEIQSMAGDSGAARPLQVVEPVKAPAGSLTRIGYPAMFGVDPLCRHASALQQTDHAADAEALINAEDARSLGVADGSRVRVSQGNQAVELPARVGDQVPAGSVWIAGGVSGSEGLGALIGAIEVEPVEGGE, encoded by the coding sequence ATGAGCGCAAAGGTCGAAACAGCCAATCCGGAGACCGTGACCATCGAGATTGATGGCCGGTCCATCGAGGCGCCCAAGGGGGCCCCCATCATCGAGGTCGCCGACGAGCACGGGATCGATATCCCCCGCTTCTGCTATCACCGCAAGCTCTCGGCGCCGGCCAACTGCCGGATGTGCCTGGTGGATGTGGAGATGGGTGGCCGGCCGGCCCCCAAGCCGTTACCGGCCTGCATCACCACGGTGGCGGACGGCATGGTGGTGCGCACCACCTCCGAGCGGGCCCTGAAAGCCCAGCGCGGCGTGATGGAGTTCCTGCTCATCAACCATCCGCTGGACTGTCCGATCTGCGATCAGGGCGGCGAGTGCGAACTCCAGGATCTGGCCCTGGGCTACGGCCGAAGCGTCTCCCGGTTCGTCGAGCGCAAGCGCGTGGTTAAGGATGAAAACCTGGGGCCGCTGATCGCCACCGAGATGACCCGTTGCATTCACTGCACACGCTGCGTCCGCTTCCTTGACGAGGTTGCCGGCACCAGCGAGCTCGGCGCCATGTTCCGCGGCGAGCACACCGAGATCAGCACACTGGTCGGGACGGGGGTTCACTCCGAGCTCTCCGGTAACGTCATCGATCTCTGCCCGGTCGGAGCGCTGACGGCGCGGCCGTATCGATTCTCGGCTCGGGCCTGGGAGATGCTGGCTCACTCCTCGGTTTCCCCTCATGACTGCATCGGCTCCAACATCGACCTTCACCAGGTTCGCGGAGCCATCAAGCGCGTGGTGCCCCGGGATAATGAAGCGGTCAATGAATGCTGGATCAGTGACCGGGACCGATTTTCCTACGAGGGCGTCTACAGCACCGATCGCCTGCTTTCTCCGCAGATCAAGGAGGACGGCGAGTGGCACAGTGTCGACTGGCAGACCGCCGTGGAGGCGGTGGCCAACCGGTTTCGTGATCTGGTGGATCAACACGGGGGCGATGCCCTGGGGGCATTGCTTTCGCCGTCGGCCACCCTCGAGGAAATGTATCTGGCAGCTCGCATCATGCGCGCGCTGGGCAGCGGCAACATTGACACGCGACTGCGTCGTGGCGATTTCAGGGATGGCGTGCTGGCGAATGGTTTCCCCGGGCTGGAGACACCCATTGCCGAGCTGGAAAACCTGAACGCGGCGCTCATTGTGGGTGGGTACCCCCGTCATGAGCAGCCACTGATCAATCACCGGCTGCGCAAGGCCGGGCTGCGGGGCGGCCGGATCATGGCCCTGAATCCCCGCCAGTTCGACTGGAACATCCCGCTGGCGGTGGATGGTGTGGCCCCGGTGTCCGAATTGCCTGCCCGGCTGGCTGCCGTAGTGAGGGCTCTGGCCGAGTTGAAGGGCCAGTCGGAACCGGCTGGGCTGGAAAGCTGGCTCACTGGCGTCGCCATTGACGATCAGGCACGGGAGATCGCCGAAGCGTTGAGCAATGCAGACCGGGGCGCCGTTCTGCTCGGTGGTCTCGCCGATGCGCATCCGGCGGGCGCCGAACTGCGCTACTTGGCTGGCAGCATCGCCGCACTGGCTGGCGCGGATTACAACGAGCTCACCAATGGCGCGAACACCGCCGGCGGCTGGATCACCGGCGCGGTGCCGGGCCGAAGCGCCGACGGGCAGGCCAATGAAGGGCTCGATGCCCGTGCCATGCTCGATACACCCCGCAAGGGTTACCTGTTGCTGGGTGTAGAGCCGGAGCACGACCTCCATGACGGTGTACTGGCCGCCAACGCGCTGGCCGAAGCCGAGTCCGTGATTGCGGTGGCGGCCTATGACTCGCCGTCGCTGCGGGCCCATGCGGATATCCTGCTGCCCATCGCCACCCTGGGCGAGACCGCCGGCACGCTGGTGAACGCCGAGGGCCGCTGGCAGAGCTTTGCCGGCGTTGGACAGCCTCAGGGCGACGCCCGTCCCGCGTGGCGTCTGCTGCGGGTGCTGGCAAACGTCCTCGAGCTGGATGGCTTTGACTACCAGGCCCCTGACGAGATTCACGCCGAAATTCAGTCAATGGCCGGCGACTCGGGCGCGGCGCGGCCGCTTCAGGTGGTGGAGCCGGTCAAAGCGCCGGCGGGTTCCCTGACCCGCATTGGCTATCCGGCCATGTTCGGGGTGGATCCGCTGTGCCGACATGCTTCGGCTCTTCAGCAGACCGACCATGCGGCGGATGCCGAGGCACTAATCAATGCCGAGGATGCCCGGTCGCTGGGCGTTGCCGATGGAAGCCGAGTGCGGGTGTCCCAGGGCAATCAGGCAGTGGAGCTCCCCGCGCGCGTGGGAGATCAGGTTCCCGCCGGTAGCGTCTGGATTGCCGGCGGCGTGTCCGGCAGCGAGGGTCTGGGCGCCCTGATCGGCGCCATTGAGGTCGAGCCGGTCGAGGGCGGTGAATGA
- the nuoH gene encoding NADH-quinone oxidoreductase subunit NuoH: protein MNALIELAWIVTKITALVVPLFLAVAYMTYAERKVISAMQLRKGPNRVGWNGLLQPIADALKLLMKEVVLPQNANRFLFVLAPMLSIMPALAAWAVLPLAEGVVIADINAGLLYVLAMTSMGVYGIILAGWASNSKYALLGSLRAGAQVVSYEIAMGFALVGVLMAAGSLNMTEIVNAQAGPIWNWFWLPLLPLFVVYWISGVAETNRLPFDVAEGESEIVAGFHVEYSGMAFAIFFLAEYANMILISGLAAILFLGGWYSPFHGLPLLGPMFDWVPGFVWFVLKTCLFLFLFIWFRATFPRYRYDQIMRLGWKVLIPVTVVWLVVLSGLILGEVGPWF, encoded by the coding sequence ATGAACGCCCTCATTGAACTGGCGTGGATCGTCACCAAGATAACGGCGCTGGTGGTGCCGTTGTTCCTGGCGGTGGCCTACATGACCTATGCCGAGCGCAAGGTCATCAGTGCCATGCAGCTGCGCAAAGGGCCCAACCGGGTTGGCTGGAACGGTCTGCTCCAGCCCATTGCGGATGCGCTGAAGCTGCTGATGAAAGAGGTGGTGCTGCCCCAGAACGCCAACCGATTCCTGTTCGTTCTGGCGCCGATGCTGTCCATTATGCCGGCGCTGGCCGCCTGGGCGGTGCTCCCGCTGGCCGAAGGGGTGGTGATCGCCGATATCAATGCCGGTCTGCTCTATGTGCTGGCCATGACCTCCATGGGTGTCTACGGGATCATCCTCGCGGGCTGGGCATCGAACTCCAAGTACGCGTTGCTGGGCTCCCTGCGTGCCGGCGCCCAGGTGGTGTCCTATGAGATCGCCATGGGCTTCGCCCTGGTGGGGGTGTTGATGGCGGCGGGCAGTCTGAACATGACCGAGATCGTCAACGCCCAGGCCGGGCCGATCTGGAACTGGTTCTGGCTGCCGCTGTTGCCACTGTTTGTCGTCTACTGGATTTCGGGTGTGGCGGAGACCAACCGCCTGCCGTTTGATGTGGCCGAAGGCGAGTCGGAGATCGTCGCGGGTTTCCACGTGGAATACTCCGGGATGGCTTTCGCCATCTTCTTCCTCGCCGAATACGCCAACATGATCTTGATTTCGGGTCTGGCGGCCATCCTGTTCCTGGGTGGCTGGTATTCGCCATTTCACGGCCTGCCACTGCTGGGCCCGATGTTCGACTGGGTGCCAGGTTTTGTCTGGTTCGTCCTCAAGACCTGCCTGTTCCTGTTCCTGTTCATCTGGTTCCGGGCCACGTTCCCCCGTTACCGATACGACCAGATCATGCGTCTGGGCTGGAAAGTGCTGATTCCGGTGACGGTGGTCTGGCTGGTGGTCCTGTCCGGCTTGATCCTCGGCGAAGTCGGCCCCTGGTTCTGA
- the nuoI gene encoding NADH-quinone oxidoreductase subunit NuoI: protein MQAVKEFFGTFMLTELLKGMRLTGKHMFDAKYTLEYPEEKAPQSPRFRGLHALRRYPNGEERCIACKLCEAVCPALAITIESEQRDDGTRRTTRYDIDLFKCIYCGFCEESCPVDSIVETRIHEYHFERRGEQIINKQELLAIGDKYEAQLAEDRAADAPYR from the coding sequence ATGCAAGCGGTCAAGGAATTTTTCGGCACCTTCATGCTCACCGAGCTGCTTAAAGGGATGCGGCTGACCGGCAAGCATATGTTTGATGCCAAATACACCCTGGAGTACCCCGAAGAAAAAGCGCCCCAGTCACCGCGGTTCCGCGGCCTTCATGCGCTGCGGCGGTACCCGAACGGCGAAGAGCGTTGCATTGCCTGCAAGCTCTGCGAAGCCGTCTGTCCGGCGCTGGCCATCACCATCGAATCCGAACAGCGGGATGACGGGACCCGGCGCACCACCCGCTATGACATTGACCTGTTCAAGTGCATTTACTGCGGATTCTGTGAGGAGTCCTGCCCGGTGGACTCCATCGTCGAAACCCGGATTCACGAATATCATTTCGAGCGCCGCGGCGAGCAGATCATCAACAAGCAGGAACTGCTGGCCATTGGGGACAAGTACGAAGCGCAACTGGCGGAAGATCGGGCGGCCGACGCGCCGTATCGCTAG
- a CDS encoding NADH-quinone oxidoreductase subunit J translates to MEKVIFYVFAAILLLAAMLVITARNPVHSALALVLAFFTSAALWLMAEAEFLGIALVLVYVGAVMVLFLFVVMMLDINISVMREGFARYLPLGAIVGVVMVLQMLLVLGSAEVDLSAMTAEATAAADGETNNIRMLGNVMYTVYVYPFELAAMVLLLAIIAAIMLTHRRRGGTKHQDISAQVRTRKEDRLRMVRMPSDRKKDS, encoded by the coding sequence ATCGAAAAAGTCATTTTTTATGTGTTCGCCGCCATCCTGCTGCTGGCGGCGATGCTGGTGATCACTGCCCGGAACCCGGTGCATTCGGCACTGGCGCTGGTACTGGCGTTCTTTACTAGCGCCGCACTCTGGCTCATGGCGGAGGCGGAGTTCCTGGGCATCGCGCTGGTCCTGGTCTACGTGGGCGCCGTGATGGTGCTTTTCCTGTTCGTGGTGATGATGCTGGACATCAATATCTCGGTCATGCGGGAAGGCTTTGCGCGCTACCTGCCCCTTGGGGCGATAGTGGGCGTGGTCATGGTGCTGCAGATGCTGCTGGTGCTGGGCTCGGCAGAGGTGGACCTGTCGGCCATGACGGCCGAGGCCACGGCGGCAGCGGATGGAGAAACCAACAACATCCGCATGCTCGGCAACGTGATGTACACGGTTTATGTCTATCCCTTCGAGCTGGCGGCCATGGTGCTGCTACTGGCGATTATCGCGGCTATCATGCTCACCCATCGCCGTCGGGGTGGCACCAAGCATCAGGACATCTCGGCCCAGGTGCGCACCAGAAAGGAAGACCGGCTACGCATGGTGCGAATGCCGAGCGATAGAAAAAAAGACTCTTAA
- the nuoK gene encoding NADH-quinone oxidoreductase subunit NuoK, with protein MLALSDYLILSALLFSIGMAGIFLNRKNVIVLLMSIELMLLAVNFNFIAFSSFLGDIHGQVFVFFILTVAAAESAIGLAILVVLFRNRGSINVGDLDSMKG; from the coding sequence ATGTTAGCGCTTTCAGATTATCTGATACTCAGCGCCCTGCTGTTTTCCATCGGCATGGCGGGCATTTTTCTGAACAGGAAGAATGTCATTGTCCTGCTGATGTCCATTGAGCTCATGCTGCTGGCGGTGAATTTCAACTTCATCGCTTTCTCCAGTTTTCTCGGAGACATCCACGGACAGGTGTTCGTGTTCTTCATCCTCACCGTGGCGGCGGCGGAGTCCGCCATCGGCCTCGCCATCCTGGTGGTGCTCTTCCGTAACCGGGGCAGCATCAATGTTGGCGATCTGGACTCGATGAAGGGTTGA
- the nuoL gene encoding NADH-quinone oxidoreductase subunit L, translating into MKSVYVLAVFAPLVGAIIAGLMGRRIGRSASAAITVGAVGLSAALSLWVLYQHVWGGAPVFNEALYRWGTLGGLIVEIGFLVDRLTALMMVVVTTVSLAVHVYTIGYMHDDDGYERFFSYINLFTFAMLMLVMANNFLQLFFGWEAVGLVSYLLIGFWYRKETAIFANLKAFLVNRVGDFGFLLGIAAILYFYGSLDYAEVFQAAAADPEATMSILGTEALVATVVAVLLFIGAMGKSAQVPLHVWLPDSMEGPTPISALIHAATMVTAGIFLVARMSPVFEMSEAALSLVLVLGAITALFMGLVGLVQTDIKRVIAYSTLSQLGYMFVALGASAYAAGVFHLMTHAFFKALLFLGAGAIIVALHHEQDMRRMGNLRRYLPITHITMLLATLALVGTPFFSGYYSKDAIIEAVNYADRAGAGFAYVAVLLGVFITSLYSFRLYFLVFWGEDRVDPHAREHMQHLPRYVLPVMQWPLIVLAVPSVVIGYFTMGPMLFGDFFEGVIHVAPGNDVLVNVAGHFDGPTAFALAAVTHLAFWLALAGAITAWYFYIRRPDLLPAINQRLGLVVRVLERKYGFDDLYNVGFAGGGRSLGRALWRIGDQGLIDGLIVNGSARTVGRVAGLIRGFQSGYLFHYAFVMIIGLLVLLTIFVANWRGWF; encoded by the coding sequence ATGAAGTCTGTCTACGTCCTGGCCGTTTTCGCACCGCTGGTGGGTGCCATTATCGCCGGCCTCATGGGTCGTCGGATCGGGCGCAGCGCTTCCGCCGCCATCACCGTCGGTGCCGTGGGGCTGTCCGCGGCGCTGTCGCTCTGGGTGCTGTATCAGCATGTCTGGGGCGGCGCCCCGGTGTTCAACGAGGCCCTGTACCGCTGGGGCACCCTGGGTGGGCTGATTGTCGAAATCGGTTTCCTGGTAGATCGCCTGACGGCGCTCATGATGGTGGTGGTGACCACGGTGTCGCTGGCCGTGCATGTCTACACCATCGGCTACATGCATGACGACGACGGCTACGAGCGGTTTTTCAGTTACATCAACCTGTTCACCTTCGCCATGCTGATGCTGGTGATGGCCAACAATTTCCTGCAGCTGTTCTTTGGCTGGGAGGCCGTCGGGCTGGTCTCATATCTGTTGATCGGTTTCTGGTATCGAAAGGAAACCGCCATATTCGCCAACCTCAAGGCATTCCTGGTCAACCGGGTGGGCGATTTCGGTTTCCTGCTCGGTATCGCGGCGATTCTGTATTTCTATGGCAGTCTTGATTATGCCGAGGTCTTCCAGGCCGCGGCGGCCGACCCCGAGGCCACGATGTCCATCCTTGGCACCGAAGCGCTGGTGGCAACCGTGGTGGCCGTGCTGCTGTTCATCGGTGCCATGGGCAAGTCCGCCCAGGTTCCGCTGCACGTCTGGCTGCCGGACTCCATGGAAGGCCCGACGCCGATTTCGGCGCTGATCCATGCTGCCACCATGGTGACCGCCGGTATTTTCCTGGTGGCCCGGATGTCGCCGGTGTTCGAAATGTCCGAAGCGGCCCTATCGCTGGTTCTGGTGCTGGGTGCGATCACCGCTCTGTTCATGGGGCTGGTCGGCCTGGTGCAGACAGACATCAAGCGGGTTATCGCCTACTCGACGTTGTCGCAGTTGGGCTACATGTTTGTTGCCCTGGGCGCCTCGGCCTATGCGGCAGGGGTTTTCCATCTGATGACCCACGCCTTTTTCAAGGCCCTTCTGTTCCTCGGAGCCGGCGCCATTATCGTTGCCCTGCATCATGAGCAGGACATGAGGCGCATGGGCAACCTGCGCCGCTATCTGCCCATCACCCATATCACCATGCTGCTGGCCACCCTGGCGCTGGTCGGAACGCCGTTTTTCTCCGGGTACTACTCCAAGGACGCGATTATCGAAGCGGTCAACTACGCTGATCGCGCCGGCGCCGGGTTTGCTTATGTCGCGGTTCTTCTGGGGGTTTTCATTACGTCGCTGTACAGCTTCCGTTTGTACTTCCTGGTGTTCTGGGGCGAGGATCGGGTCGACCCCCACGCCCGCGAGCACATGCAGCATCTGCCGCGTTATGTGCTGCCGGTGATGCAGTGGCCGTTGATTGTCCTGGCGGTGCCTTCCGTGGTGATCGGCTACTTCACCATGGGCCCGATGCTGTTCGGTGATTTCTTTGAAGGCGTTATCCATGTGGCGCCCGGCAATGACGTCCTGGTCAATGTGGCCGGGCATTTTGACGGGCCGACCGCCTTCGCCCTGGCGGCGGTGACCCACCTGGCGTTCTGGCTGGCCCTCGCCGGTGCCATCACCGCCTGGTATTTCTATATTCGCCGCCCGGATCTGTTGCCGGCGATCAACCAGCGCCTGGGTCTCGTCGTGCGGGTTCTGGAGCGAAAATACGGGTTTGATGATCTGTATAACGTCGGGTTTGCCGGTGGCGGGCGGAGCCTGGGACGAGCCCTCTGGCGGATTGGTGACCAGGGCCTGATCGACGGCCTGATCGTCAACGGCTCGGCACGCACCGTGGGCCGAGTGGCCGGTCTGATCCGCGGCTTTCAGTCCGGCTATCTGTTCCACTACGCCTTTGTCATGATCATCGGCCTGCTGGTGCTGTTAACCATTTTCGTCGCTAACTGGCGGGGGTGGTTCTGA